The Eublepharis macularius isolate TG4126 chromosome 12, MPM_Emac_v1.0, whole genome shotgun sequence genomic sequence GGACAACAAAGCAAAATATTAAAGAATTGCATAATAaatggtttaaaataaaataataaaagtctAAATGGTCTGGCACCATGACAAACAGATGCCTACAGACCCAGTACGGAATAAAGAAGGCAATGTCAATGATGGAGCTCCAGAGGTAGCAGCAGGTCAGCTAAAGGGGCAAGACACTAGAAATGTTTGGGAAGGAAGTGGTAAGTAGCAAGGGCTATAGGCAGAGGAAAGTAACCGCATTGCGACCTACTGTGTGAAGGGTCGGAAATCTTGGGTGGTGATGGACATATAGGGGTCATTGAGACGCAGAACAGCTTTGTCACGGACGTAGAAGGGTCTTCCTGCCAGCTCTTCATTCCTGGTGCTGGGAACGATAGACTGTAAGAAGTCAAGGCCACTGTTAGAGGAGGAAGCTTCAAACCCACCACTCCCTTCACTGCACAAGAATCAGCTGAGCTGGCCCACCCCAGCCTGGCTCTCGGACTTCAAGTGCACAAAGGTTACCTCCTGATGTACTgggccagtttaaaaaaaaaaggaatgctaACAAAAGGAAAGTACAGCGTGGAATGGACTACGTAAATCCCAGTGCTAAGAGCAGGACTCCATTTTGTACCATGGCAAGGCTGTGCTTTAAAGACCCGAGGTCATTCCAAGCACCATGCTAAATAGCATCACAGAAGGAAAACATCACACACGAGTGCACAACCACATCCCAggaatcagggccagatctagggttgccggcacccggggcaaccctagtctgacctcaCGCGCGTACATGCTCCCGgtgcggcgtgatgacgtcattttgatgatgtcatcacgcagggcggcggaggcagtgtgtggggctgggaagccgcctgcgccattcgcctccctgcaggcgaatggcgcgggtggcctcgcagccccccgcactgcctttcgcctgccccgcgggacagggggtggccagcttaccacgcgccccctgtcctgcagggcaggcaaaaggcagcacgggggctgcgaggccgcctgcgccatgtgcctgccccgtaggacagggggcggccggttgccccctctcctgcggggcaggcgaatggcgtggacggccgcactgccctttgcctgccctgcaggacaggggggtgcgcggcaacccggccgccccctgtcctgcggggcaggcgataGGCaggcggggggctgcgaggctgcccctgctgctgcctgtgcGCTCCAGCAGCTGgaagctgctcccggtgccccctccctggcggtgctgggggcagactaccccctgccccccctcgatccagccctgccaggAATACAACAAGTACTGAAAAGTTATTTGTCCCATTCTTACATGAACCTGTATCTGTTTCATTTTtaccccatccttcctccaaggtatTCAAAGGGGCTCCTCTTCCTTCAATCCTCAcaaaagccctgtgaggtggCCTAGCTGTTCCGTACAGCTGAATGGCGCTTGCAGAAGTGAACTTTTTGACCATCCCTTTCCTACTGCAGCGCCCCCCAATCATGCCCCACGAGGGGTCAGTGCCCCCCCAGAAATGGCATGGTGGACAAAATGGggatctgcaatggaaggggacaAATAGTAAATATTGCCCCCTAATACAGAATCTCAGCCACTGGCAGGCTTAATGTCAACCAGTAACGTTTATGGctttgtggggatttgaacccaggtctcttctGTACAGTACACAGCCTCAAAAAACCCACCCAGGCTGATTCTATCCTTGGTGAGCCTAAAATGGAACAGAGCTCCATGTTAATGTACAGGAGGGGGCTGACTTGACCAAAGAAAGGGCGGGATGGCTTCTCCCTGCCCTTTAGATACGAGCCTCTCACCTTGGATGCCCCCTCAGCGTGATGAGCTGCCAATCCAAACGGTTGCGGTCCAGTGTGAAAGGTGGGATAATGTGGCAGATTGGGCCAGCCAGGGTACTGATCCCTCATCTCGCTCTTCTGGTTCGCCATGGTCAGTGGGAACCTCCAGGGCCTCTGCTTCAGCTGTGAGGGAGAAGAACGTCTTGGAGAAGCAGGGATACAATGGGAGGGGTCACAGCACGTTTCAACAgcagttcagtccccagcattgcCAGTTAGAGTCTCAGGAAGTGGGTGTTGAGGAAGACTGcaaagttctggagaactcaagcCTACATAAAGTTGTGtattaataaaaggtattatgtggaTTGGGTTCCGGGTTTTTGGATGTTTCTTTTGGACCAGCACAACTGACAACTTCTTATCAGAGTAGACCATAGTGAGAGAGATGATTTGGCCTAAAATCCCTGGGAAGAAACTGTTACCTGTTGCTcccagaaagccagcagcagcacccAACACCAGCACCATTTTTCTTCCATGCCTGCTCTGCATTTTTCATGGGATCCTGAGAGAACCAGATCATGACCTGAGAcatcccacccctcccctttaTTTAGTTCTGTAACATGCAACCTGATGAAGAATGGCCGGGAGCTCAAAAACCTGCACGCTGATTAGTGTGGTGGCTTTCTTATTTTTTATTGGCCTAGGGCACTTTCATTTGCTCACAAGGGGGCCCTCTAGTGCAAAATATAGGAACTGTCATTTCTAATTCCTAGGTAATTGATTCCCCCCCTACCTTTCTTCCATTATGTGACACACGCTGTTGTCCTACGGGGGTTCCAGAGTTCTCCCATCCATGTATTTCCCCAAACCAAAATCTGCTTACCTTCAGCGTGGTTGCTGGATCGTTAAATCTTTAGACCCCTAACCCTGATTCCAGCTTTGCTCTCTCTGCCTGATGGAGCAATTCACCTTCAAACTCCCCATGTATTTCAactcccttcctttctttttgtactagttaagaagccctgagctCTCTCCGGAAATCCAAGAGCTCTAGTCCCTATCACCCTTTCTCTCGCGTTAAACAGCTCTGTTCTTTTGCAAATCCCTGGTACCAGCATCTCCCTAAGCGTCTTCTGGTCTCCGGAAAGCATATGCAAGAATAAAAACACTGTAGTCTCGCTGTCCATCTAACTTTAGACTTCACTCTTTTGCAGCCGTCCCTGCTCCCAGTTTCTACACTTACCTGGAAAGGTGTCCTACTGAAATCAGCTGGACTTACTCCTGCGTAAACACGCAGAAGCGTGACCTAGATGTTGCCCACTAGCTCCCACCCATTCTCCCCTTAGCAACGCTGCCGTCCTCTTCGCCCTTGCGAGGACCCAGGCGTCCGGGTTCCAGAGAGCTGTCGAGCCTCCATGACTAGCGCTCCCTGGGCCAAGGGACACCCACCCGCACCCACCCTTACCTTATCTCTCAAATCTTTATTGTAGAGAACAGTCCAGTGCTTGGCTGCGACAGGGTGGCGGAGCTGCGCCAAAGGTCCCCCGTGGGTCTTCGGGCCGTGGGCGAGTTGCGTCGTGGTCGCCAGCCGTGGAAGGACCTCATCTCGCCAAACTTTCTCTGAGGCTGGCGGCAGCGGCTCGTGGATCGTAGACTGGTGACGAACAAGGGCGGTAGGCAATGAGAAGAACCATCAGCGGGGAAACGGTGGACGGCTCCAACCCGGACCCAGGCGTCCCGGCGCCCATTCCCCTTGCCGGGACCCCGGCGTCCGGTCCTAGGCTGTTATCACCCTCTGCTATCTGTCTTGCGGGGAACCCAAAGTCCCACCCAACCAACTCGGTCCCGCTGCTCCCAACCGAATCATCCAAACTCAGCCCAGCACTGTGGGTGCCCCGGACGTGAGTTTGCTCACTCGCGCAAAGGGGGGCGGGAAGGGTAACGGGGAGGCGTAATCCAGCCCCACGCCGCTGCTGGTCAGCCTCCAGTCCTGCCTGCGTCCCCGGCTGGGCACCAGCAGCCCGGAGTTCGCCTCCCAGCCGAAGGCGGGGAACCCGCCCGCCATGCCTCGCTCTGTATTTGGGGCATGGCGTGCGGGGCTGCGGCTGCTGGAGGTTGTCGCCGCGGGCACTGGGCAAGGGGCGGGGCGTGAAGAACGTTTGTGACAACCGTTTCTATGGAGACGGAACGCTGGGAAGCCGGGCGTTCTACATGTCCATTGTGAGGCAGGCCTTCCGGATTCCCTGGCACAATTGTGGCGGTGTCCAGTGGTTAGAGTCAGGGAGAGGCCTGGCTGAGTGCTCCAGCAGGCTTAAGGACTGTGGCTGCTGAGATACCTGTTGTCAttatacaacagccctgtaaggcaggCCAGTATGATTCTCCCCGCCTTGGAcaggaaactagggttgccaggccaggtGGGGCCTGTAGATCTTCCGGAATTATAACTGCATCGGGGTCACCTTTGGAATGGCATTATAgctggctctatggcattataactggctgaggtccctctcctcctcaaaccctggcCTCCCCAGGTTCTGCCCTCAAATTCCCAGGATATTCCCAACCCACAGTTGGTTTGCTTGAGTCTTCCAGGTTCACAGcttgcaggtctactcagaagtaagtcctgttttcttggggcttattcccaggaaagggttcttaagattgcagccttagtACAACAGTATTCTAGTGTTCTCAAGTGGTATCATGGACAGGGCGTTGGTCTGGGATACCTGAGTTGtctgtgctgccatggaagcttgctacgTTTACCTGGGGCCTGTTACTGTTTCTCAACCTATTCTACTTCACAAGGtcgttgttgtgagaataaaatagagcaGATAATGCATGGTGCCCAGACCTTCTTGCAGGAAGTGGTtggataaaaatgtagtaaagAAATAAACAGTAAAGTCATAAAGAAAGACGTCCCTCTATCCATTTAAGAGGCGAATGCCTTCTTTTTGTACATTCAGTTTTTTAAACATGGCTTTCTCTTCTGGTTTGTGGCTCACATGTACAGATTAGCTTCTCTTGCACATTTACACAACTGTGGTTTTTCCTTAAGCCATTGAAGATAGCAACAGATCTTTCACAATTGAATCTTCCACAATAATGGTGggtcttggttttttaaaaaaaagcaatttaTCTTCTTATCCTAATAAGAAATACTCCATATCCCCCTCGCAGTTCAATGACAAAAGAAATACTGAAAAAGGACTTTTTCATACAGTGCATGATAATGTCTGTGGAACTCATTGCCGCATGATGTAGTGAGGGCCTCTAACTTAGAAGGGGATTAAATAATTGCCGTCAATAAAAGTCAGTCACTGTAGCTAAATGGGACCTCCCATGTTTGGATGCAGTATACTTCAGAATGCCAGTTTCTTCAGGGGGAGGCTAGCAGCCCGTGAAAGCTTTGGCCTTGCAGTACAATCTTAAACAGAAGACTtttgcaatcttaaacagaagaCTTACCCCTTTCTGAGCGTATAGCCTTCAGTAGGCTTTTCTTAGGAATGCACAATAAACCTGGCTATGTGCCTTCTGAGCCATCTGGTAATTGTGGGAAATGGGATGTCGTATGAAATGGACCATTGGTCCGACCCAGCATTTCACTTTgcacttgttttatttatttatttattttatttgacttatatcccgccctcctcatgaatgggctcagggcagctcacatcatcattaaaacacaataaattaatagtcaactttaaaaacattttataactTATATTAAAATTCTCTggcgccattatacataggctactttggatactaataaaagtcctgcataggtcatagctgtgggtaaaacgcatagccgagggcagtcatagaagaggtagtgatcttagataggataagggtggacacccgctggtcctcaactaaaggcctggcagaacatctccattttacaggccttgtgg encodes the following:
- the LOC129339109 gene encoding uncharacterized protein LOC129339109, giving the protein MAGGFPAFGWEANSGLLVPSRGRRQDWRLTSSGVGLDYASPLPFPPPFARSTIHEPLPPASEKVWRDEVLPRLATTTQLAHGPKTHGGPLAQLRHPVAAKHWTVLYNKDLRDKLKQRPWRFPLTMANQKSEMRDQYPGWPNLPHYPTFHTGPQPFGLAAHHAEGASKSIVPSTRNEELAGRPFYVRDKAVLRLNDPYMSITTQDFRPFTQKQLQRYSQKDDLKQNGQGQDTHPLIRVPGPMRDVSQFHLHTRVPRLAPNTTAVPHRGLYSLTQESYQLPNDPQRTWDRFCPVEQPPIISYKAPGVEVMCLPGMYETEYKCYGSGKPMPV